The genomic region GTTTCCGATGCACTTcgtctcctttttttcttctagtattttgaattaaataaataaaaaacttcattttaattcttaaaaaagatgagttttagaCTTTAATcttgtgtaagattaaaatccaattttagtccctagtacatttaatcatatcatttattagttatattttgatgttttatttatctttttatttttattttgatgtatcaattacatttaaatttaatttttatttcattcatcataatatattttaatgtctacatttaggtaactaattcttttataatttatattccGATAgcaattttgtatgttctttatttaggtacattaatatatttgaatatttCGATATATCCATCAGTACAAACATGTAATTACATTGATTCAATATAATGCATTTTATtacgtacattttggtacacacatttgagtattgacttttaggtatattaattcaatatattatatttcagTAAATACATTTAGGTACGTACATTttagtacatacatttcggtattgacatttaggtacGTACATTttagtacatacatttcggtacgtacattttggtacatacatttcggtattgacatataggtacattaattcaatataatacatttcggtacatacatttaggttcattataatatatttcggtacaatcaTGTGGGTACAAATATTTCGGaacaaaaaagtcaattttatatatttcggCACAGTTATTTCTGTacatttatgtatttatatatttttgtatcacaaatgtcttttaatattttctcatttacgttcatttataattaaaaaagtaaatatgtgcatattaataaaattaaaatttaatagagagattaaataaaaatacacattaaataacaaaaatttaatgTAAATTTTGATGAAAGCACTCTTcaagggattaaattgaatatttaaTCTAgcaccaagttttttttttaattttaagctAATTGTCTAGGCTGTATTCCACTGCTGCCTAGTTTGTATTGACTAtagattttttcttctttttttttctttttcctgggGTTTGGCTTTGGGCTATCATAGCCTTTATTTGTACTTGCTGCACCTCTTCAGGTCTTTTTATGAAGTTTTCatttgacaacaaaaaaaagGTATGAATTTTCATTTGTGCTGAAGAGGAATAATTGGGTTGACTGTTTGAGTGGCTATTAAGATGTTGAATGTTTGGATGATATATGTAGTATACAAGAGAAAATTGAAGTTTCTTATCTTTTATTAAtggtttttatgtatttttattattattaatggtTACTGGTGTTAGTTATGGGCGATTAAtggttttttaagtttatttatttatttattattaatggtTAGTTGTGTTGGTTAGGGATGACATACtgtccttttttaattttaaaatgctttcttttttttcttggtgGATTAAGGGAACTAAccgacaaaaaaaatatttttgtgacGCTAGCAATTATGTCGGTTCTTTTATGCACCATTACATAAATTTCTGTTAGATTTTTCCTAATATCCGACAGAAATGAGttttcttgttgttttttaaAGCGACACTATTGGGTACTTTTGTAGTAGCAATTATAATCTCTAAACaagtgaatatatatatatatatatatatatgaaaccaCACCtgtttttacttctcacacacctttttaattttctgtcGTTAGATCGGATgtattgaagaagatcaaataatagaaattaacaataagtgtgtgagaagtaaaaatgagtgtggatagcacacccctattcAAAACACTCAcctaattaatgaaaaaaaatcgattgaactaattaccaaaaaaaactaGTGAATTATTCGTAgaactttctttctttttgctaTCAAATTGTGATTCATGATAACTTCCTTTTTCTTAAAACTTTCTTTTTGCACGACTTTAAAATCtttatttcttgtttctttAGTCACATTACTCTTTTTTGGTAGAAAAAATCTAAGCGAATCGGAGGCTACCCTATTCTAGAGTCAGGGTATACCACAACCCTTTCTAAAGACTTGTAGAGGGATCTTTTGGGCACCTTTTGAATTATCGCGTGGAAtccaaaaaaaaaccccaaaagacATCCTAACCATTAAATGAAGttcgttgaattttattttaaaaaaaaaaactagaaattaAGACATAATAAGAAAAGAAGTAGAAAGGCATATTTTATACTCTTGCAAAAAGAAAATCCATAACTTTATGACTTTGCTTGGTACGGAAAACATGGCCAACTCAGCTACGGATTCCCGTTTTCTGTTAATTACCTATTCCAAATGTAATTAGGGTTTGGTGCCTACTCAAATCCtacttttttaatattttctcggCTCCACTGAAAGTTCAATCCAAGAAAAGTATTTCCAGACTGCGTACGACCGGACTTTTACACTCTCGGTTTTAACCGCCGTCGGATTAACGCGCGACGACCCTCGGATTCAAATCCTTGCACAGGATTTCAGAAATCAACGCTCATCGGAGCACCGTACGCAAGTTACAACTTCGGAACGCTGTTTCAGGGACCTGGACACGTGGCTGGTCACAATTGGTTCCCACGTCGACGTAGATGCAAAGTGGCATTGCGTTGTTAAAACGGGAACCAACTACTTTATATAGCACCAACAACTCCAATCGACAGAGCGACAAAAATCCTTTTTCCAAAAAAACACAATTGTTTCTCAATTCTTTCCGAACTCAAAAATCCGTTCTCTCGGGAGCCATGCCGGAGATCGACGTCGTCACTGACAATGGCGACGACTCCGGCGCAGACGAGGTTAACCTGTTCGGGAAGTATGAGGTTGGGAGGCTGCTGGGCTGCGGGGCCTTCGCGAAGGTGTACCACGCGCGGAACGTGCACACGGAGCAGAGCGTGGCGATCAAGGCCGTCAGCAAGCAAAAGGTACTGAAGGGCGGGTTTGCGGCGCACGTTAAGCAGGAGATCTCTATCATGCGCCGTCTTCGACACCCGCACATCGTGAAGCTCAACGAGGTTTTAGCGACTAAGACCAAGATCTACTTCATCATGGAGTTCGCCAAGGGTGGCGAGCTCTTAACGAAGATCACCAAGGGGCGGTTCAGCGAGCATCTCAGCCGTCGGTACTTTCAGCAGCTGATCTCCGCCGTCGGATATTGCCACTCACGGGGAGTGTACCACCGCGATTTGAAGCCCGAGAATCTGCTCCTCGACGAGAACTGGAACTTGAAAGTCTCGGACTTCGGGCTGAGCGCCGTGACGGGGCAGGTCCGGTCCGACGGTCTCCTGCACACACTCTGCGGGACCCCCGGCTACGTGGCGCCGGAGATTCTTGCGAAGAAGGGGTACGAGGGCGCGAAGATCGACATCTGGTCGTGCGGCATCATTTTGTTCGTTCTGAACGCGGGCTACCTGCCTTTTAACGACCCGAATCTCATGGTGATGTACCGGAAGATTTACAAGGGAGATTATCGGGTTCCGAGATGGACGTCGCCGGAACTGAAGCACCTGATTTCTCGGCTCCTCGACACGAATCCCGAGACGCGGATAACCGTCGGCGAGATTGTGAAGGACCCGTGGTTCGAGAAGGGGTACCGGGAGACTAAATTCGACTTCGAGGACTTTGGCTTGGAGGACATGCGGGACGGGGACAGCGACAAAACGTCGTCGTTGAACGCGTTTGATNNNNNNNNNNNNNNNNNNNNNNNNNNNNNNNNNNNNNNNNNNNNNNNNNNNNNNNNNNNNNNNNNNNNNNNNNNNNNNNNNNNNNNNNNNNNNNNNNNNNNNNNNNNNNNNNNNNNNNNNNNNNNNNNNNNNNNNNNNNNNNNNNNNNNNNNNNNNNNNNNNNNNNNNNNNNNNNNNNNNNNNNNNNNNNNNNNNNNNNNAAAAAGGGAAGAaaccaaattaaagaaaatttgaattataaagaattaatataaatGTACAGTGGTCTTTTATATGTGTTATCTAATAATCAactatgataaaaaaataaaaaatgaaaataaaaacttgtagctcaagtgattttttttcactttctattttttgttatttgagaTGAAAGtttaaatgattaaaagtaTATACTTTTACACAAGAAATTTTGTACTCAATTATATGTACCCATAATTTCACCCTCCCTAGCAACTACttatttgataaaaaatattAGAGAAAATTGGAGTAATAGTCTCTAAATGGAGTTTTGATTTATGAACTTAAAGTCCATGAGTATTGGTTCTTGAACTTATTATAATGTAGAACAATTATTCTTTATGCTAACTTTGTTAgaattttcattcaaaataaagggtttaaaatgacaaaaaatagataGAAGTTCCAACAAAGTTAGCCCAAAAAATCATTACTCCATATTATTACAAGTTCAAAGAGAAAtacttacaatttatttttatttcaaaaaaccAAAGCTCCAATTAAACTAAAACTACGGAATCTCGACTTACTATGCATGGAAAGAATAAGGGACCCCAAGATTCTCTCCTTACCAATTACCCTAAACTCACATCATAATATCTGCCCCACGATTTTCTATCATCTTTCACATGCTCTTTTTGCTTTATCCTCAAAACCTGCCACGAGCTTCGAATTCTAGTCAAAATCTGACCTCCTTGAAGCACAAGAAAAGACCCCGTCCACTTTGACAAATTTCAAGCTAAATTTTTACCCTTAAACGTagttagtaattaattaatttggcaTGCAAAAGACATTTCAAATGCTAATCACGCCTTCCCTAAATGCACCCATCAATGACTGCAATAATATTTCCCTGATTAAATTTACTTATTTACTTAAACAATTAATCAATTCTGACCCTCAAATTAAACCCACATCTAAtataatttttgtcaaaaaaaaaccCACTTTTTAACAATAAGATTTGGGATTAAGCACTAATCACCTGTTAACATGTAGAAATTTCGTATTAATAACACCTTACAAGCTACAACCCTCCATTCGCGTTTACCAAACCGACCATTCAAAGACCGGTTGACTTCGAACCCGGTCCGACCGGGCGGTCCAGTGCTTGGtcatataatttattttctttacattgtctcattttcttctccatGTCTCTTATCTTTTTCTGCTTTCTTTCCATCATCGCAGTTTCTCAACTTCGGTGCTGTTTCGCAACGAAGGCGATAAAACGAGCTCAACGGCCGGTGCGACCCGAATCCGAGTCCTAAACCCTTTTCAAAGCGGCGGCGGCGGCTCCAATTAGCCTTCCGAAACTTGGGCCCTCATTCCGATTATGGCATGCACTTCGAATCTGTAAGTTTCCGTACCGCTGAACCCATTTGATTGATGTGCAGCTCAGAATcttgaaaaccctaaatttgATTGAATTTTCGAGCTTTGTTGGGTGCTGCTCAAACATTAATGGTGAATTGTCCTTTTCCGTGCTTTTCTGTATCTTGAAGGGTTCGAGATTTTAGTTGCTTCTAGGGTTCTTGGCGACGTTGGAGAAATTTGTTGTCTTGGTTTTTGATTTGAGCgggaaattagggttagggtttgctATTCGGAGCATTGTTGCTTGGGGAAGTTTGCTGTCTGAAAATCTAAGCTGTCTGAAAATCTAAGGGTTTTTAATTTGTCGAAATTCGAGACGGGGAAAGATAGGCGTATGCTAGAGGATAATGTGTATACTTTGTGTGATTCAGAAGTGGTCTCGCCGGGTTGCTACAATGCTTCCTTGGTTAGTTATTCCATTAATAGGACTGTGGGGTCTCTCTCAGCTTCTACCACCAGCTTTCCGATTTGAGATAACTTCGCCTAGACTCGCTTGTGTTGTTGTGCTCTTGGTTACTCTCTTCTGGTATGAGGTTTTGATGCCTCAGCTTTCAGCTTGGCGCGTGCGGAGGAATGCAATGCTTAGAGAGAGGAAAAGGTTTGAGGCAATAGAGTTGCAAAAGCTGAGGAAAACAGCAACAAGGCGGTGTCGAAACTGCTCGACACCATATAGGGATCAGAATCCTGGTGGTGGTCGGTTTATGTGTTCGTATTGTGGGCATTTATCAAAGAGACCGGTTTTGGACTTACCTGAGGTACCCGGGATGGGACTTTCGAAGTCTGGGATCATCAAAGATTTAGTTGGAAAGGGTGGAAAGATATTGAATGGAAAGGCGTGGTCTGAAAATGGGTGGATGCAAGGTCAAGATTGGTCGGAGAATGGAAATTGGGTCAATAGTTCTGTTGGAGGAAAGTCTAGTTATTGGAGAAAGGATGGGAGCAGTGTTTTTGGAGGGGATGAGAGTTGTTTGGCAGAGAAGTCATATTCAGGTGTTGTTAATTTTGCTTGCAAGCTactaaccttttttttcttgagtGTTAGATGGCTTTGGAGAAAGCTTTTTAGTAGTAGTACATCAGATGATGCATCTGACGGAGATCGTAAAGGATTGGCCAAGAGGGGCGAGAATGGGGCCAACTTGAATGAAAGTAGAGGAGAAAAGGCCCGCAGAAAAGCTGAAGAGAAGAGACTGGCTAAGATAGAGAAGGAGCTTTtggaggaggaagaaagaaagcaGAGGGAGGAAGTTGCAAGGTTGGTGGAGGAACGCAGGAGACTTAGGGATGAGAAAAAGGAAGCTGAGCATGGGAAATCATCACCACCTGTGAGGGAAAAAGATActaagaaggaagcagaaaagAAACGACaggaaagaaggaaagagaaagacaagggTTCTAGCAAGAGCAACTCTGATGCAGAAGAGCTGGAAAAGAGAGCAGGTAAGGAAAGTGAACGAAAGCGGGACCTTGACAAGAAGAGTGACATTGACCGCCGGGAACATCTGAAATCAGGGGCAGATTTTCTTAAGGGACAAAGCACAGAGATGGGGCATAATATTAAAAATGCATCTGCAAACAATTTTATTCAGGGAAATGCTGGATCTAGGTACCTGGACCGCATGAGGGGTACGATTTTTAATTCTTCAAAGGCATTTGGTGGAGGTAGTTTCTTTGTAAAGGATGCTAATGCTACAAtgacaaaagaaaccaaatctAGCAGTTCTGTAGATCATGTCCATAGTTATGCCCAGAAGAGAGACTTATGTCCACCTGAGCGCGTAGCTGCAAGACCTTTTATTAATGGAGATGATAAGAGTGTCCACCGCCCTGTAAGTTTCTTGCTTTATACCTCATTGTTAATATGTGCTTTCATATAACTTTAAATGTGTATCAGTAGCCTGCCTAACTTCTAAGGGAGAATTTATACACTAATAATTTTCATGGGAATTATAGATACCTGTGATCCAGTTGAGTTTGTTCATTATGCCGTTTATCTATTAGGTTGTCTTTGACTTTCTGAGCATTTAAAAATGTGATTGTATCAAGTTCAACAGTTCTGTAACTTAAGTAGATTCAGGCTCAACATTTTCTGGATCCTTCTTGGAACTTCAACCCAAAAATCTACAAAGTGAAACACTAATTTCAACTCCTGTTGCCTCATAAATGATAATAATATTAGGCGTATTATAACAACATTTAGATGCATACAATAAGTGTTACAATGTGATCCATTTCAATGCAGGTTCACTCAGAACCACAGTCAGGGACTGCACCTAAAAAATCATGGCAGCAGTTGTTTACTCGTTCATCGCCAGTGCCTTCATCATCAAGTGTAAATGTAATAAGTAGACCAAATGCAAAGTCTCAGACAAAAGTTCAAAGTC from Pyrus communis chromosome 9, drPyrComm1.1, whole genome shotgun sequence harbors:
- the LOC137744786 gene encoding CBL-interacting serine/threonine-protein kinase 14-like (The sequence of the model RefSeq protein was modified relative to this genomic sequence to represent the inferred CDS: added 369 bases not found in genome assembly), yielding MQSGIALLKREPTTLYSTNNSNRQSDKNPFSKKTQLFLNSFRTQKSVLSGAMPEIDVVTDNGDDSGADEVNLFGKYEVGRLLGCGAFAKVYHARNVHTEQSVAIKAVSKQKVLKGGFAAHVKQEISIMRRLRHPHIVKLNEVLATKTKIYFIMEFAKGGELLTKITKGRFSEHLSRRYFQQLISAVGYCHSRGVYHRDLKPENLLLDENWNLKVSDFGLSAVTGQVRSDGLLHTLCGTPGYVAPEILAKKGYEGAKIDIWSCGIILFVLNAGYLPFNDPNLMVMYRKIYKGDYRVPRWTSPELKHLISRLLDTNPETRITVGEIVKDPWFEKGYRETKFDFEDFGLEDMRDGDSDKTSSLNAFDLISFSSGFDISRLFSKSGISDCGERFVSAETPERIMERVEEVAKAGDVSVTEKKSWGAKLAGKNGNFVVIVGIYRLTEKLVVVELNLRQREFESGPQIWIDKLRPQLNCLIYRLGEPVAGDC
- the LOC137744785 gene encoding uncharacterized protein isoform X2, which translates into the protein MCILCVIQKWSRRVATMLPWLVIPLIGLWGLSQLLPPAFRFEITSPRLACVVVLLVTLFWYEVLMPQLSAWRVRRNAMLRERKRFEAIELQKLRKTATRRCRNCSTPYRDQNPGGGRFMCSYCGHLSKRPVLDLPEVPGMGLSKSGIIKDLVGKGGKILNGKAWSENGWMQGQDWSENGNWVNSSVGGKSSYWRKDGSSVFGGDESCLAEKSYSGVVNFACKLLTFFFLSVRWLWRKLFSSSTSDDASDGDRKGLAKRGENGANLNESRGEKARRKAEEKRLAKIEKELLEEEERKQREEVARLVEERRRLRDEKKEAEHGKSSPPVREKDTKKEAEKKRQERRKEKDKGSSKSNSDAEELEKRAGKESERKRDLDKKSDIDRREHLKSGADFLKGQSTEMGHNIKNASANNFIQGNAGSRYLDRMRGTIFNSSKAFGGGSFFVKDANATMTKETKSSSSVDHVHSYAQKRDLCPPERVAARPFINGDDKSVHRPVHSEPQSGTAPKKSWQQLFTRSSPVPSSSSVNVISRPNAKSQTKVQSPQLSGQSSSIQSFDNPINFGLPSPFALSTTYPKGSTSSSLGFSPAIDPIFPRIGEGHHELIPEEPELFEDPCYVPDPVSLLGPVSESLDNFQLNMGLERPRTLKNGPASSEMNKPSPIESPMSREKLNNSSRFPSTPKAHDMHAYPLDDASANDKGTWQMWNSCPLGQEGLGFAGGSPSWFLPPELNRSNKDDLLHPSSVSLFTTEDQVVSGSQSPKNQRIFLGNGQNGGTFSPVTGSGDHDPWLQKAFFPPLSTAENHFHLRPPDETSKNELIFGSPIRATGNHPFELPQANGWSEKEWDECAVTGAGDGVGKPYVLRPPVRGLYPTPNPNVQPLW
- the LOC137744785 gene encoding uncharacterized protein isoform X1, with the protein product MCILCVIQKWSRRVATMLPWLVIPLIGLWGLSQLLPPAFRFEITSPRLACVVVLLVTLFWYEVLMPQLSAWRVRRNAMLRERKRFEAIELQKLRKTATRRCRNCSTPYRDQNPGGGRFMCSYCGHLSKRPVLDLPEVPGMGLSKSGIIKDLVGKGGKILNGKAWSENGWMQGQDWSENGNWVNSSVGGKSSYWRKDGSSVFGGDESCLAEKSYSGVVNFACKLLTFFFLSVRWLWRKLFSSSTSDDASDGDRKGLAKRGENGANLNESRGEKARRKAEEKRLAKIEKELLEEEERKQREEVARLVEERRRLRDEKKEAEHGKSSPPVREKDTKKEAEKKRQERRKEKDKGSSKSNSDAEELEKRAGKESERKRDLDKKSDIDRREHLKSGADFLKGQSTEMGHNIKNASANNFIQGNAGSRYLDRMRGTIFNSSKAFGGGSFFVKDANATMTKETKSSSSVDHVHSYAQKRDLCPPERVAARPFINGDDKSVHRPVHSEPQSGTAPKKSWQQLFTRSSPVPSSSSVNVISRPNAKSQTKVQSPQLSGQSSSIQSFDNPINFGLPSPFALSTTYPKGSTSSSLGFSPAIDPIFPRIGEGHHELIPEEPELFEDPCYVPDPVSLLGPVSESLDNFQLNMGLERPRTLKNGPASSEMNKPSPIESPMSREKLNNSSRFPSTPKAHDMHAYPLDDASANDKGTWQMWNSCPLGQEGLGFAGGSPSWFLPPELNRSNKDDLLHPSSVSLFTTEDQVVSGSQSPKNQRIFLGNGQNGGTFSPVTGSGDHDPWLQKAFFPPLSTAENHFHLRPPDETSKNELIFGSPIRATGNHPFELPQANGWSERKEWDECAVTGAGDGVGKPYVLRPPVRGLYPTPNPNVQPLW